One segment of Terriglobia bacterium DNA contains the following:
- a CDS encoding amidotransferase 1, exosortase A system-associated, with translation MCGICGIFEFDQSRPVARADVHAMNQTLRHRGPDDDGVYVAPGIGLGHRRLSIIDVAGGHQPISNEDGSIWVLLNGEIYNYPELRQELLGRGHRLATRSDTEAIVHLYEDYGEGCFTHLRGMFAIALWDSRTRKLILARDRAGEKPLFYYRDANRLLFGSELKAILAGPDVSVHTDNEALFDYFSFGYVPAPKSIYREVRKVLPGHYVVVSGGSLRDECYWDLSFHPREDRSEAEWCEILRHQLCESTRIQLMSDVPLGAFLSGGVDSSTVVAMMRHIQKKGSVTTCSIAFEEEEYNEAPFARKIADQFATDHHEKTVHPQATEVIDKLAWHYDEPFADSSAIPTYYVSAVAREKVTVALGGDGGDENFAGYRRYYFDQFENRLRGIAPLSIRRAIFGPLGRIYPPLSWAPRVFRGRATFQSLSRSPLEGYFNSLSIFRPDEKPSLFSSDFLRQVAGYDSISVFQKHYDNAGTDDPLTRIQYVDIKTYLPDDILTKVDRASMAVSLEVRAPFLDHHLMEMAATIPSSLKLRGTNGKYILKKTMSPTLPDDVLYRRKQGFAIPLDHWFRKEIKEMAYDNIIGQDDGILDPKQLGKIWKQHQSGQADRSPQLWTVLMYRKWRSAFPA, from the coding sequence ATGTGCGGAATCTGCGGAATTTTTGAGTTCGACCAGTCCCGGCCCGTGGCTCGCGCGGACGTCCATGCCATGAACCAAACCCTGCGCCACCGTGGCCCGGACGACGACGGAGTTTACGTGGCTCCCGGCATTGGACTGGGACATCGCCGCCTGAGCATCATTGACGTCGCCGGCGGGCACCAGCCCATCTCCAACGAAGACGGCAGCATTTGGGTCCTTCTGAACGGCGAGATCTACAACTACCCCGAGCTCCGCCAGGAACTGCTGGGCCGCGGACACCGCCTGGCCACGCGTTCTGACACGGAGGCCATCGTCCACCTCTACGAAGATTACGGCGAAGGCTGCTTTACCCATTTGCGCGGAATGTTTGCTATCGCGTTGTGGGACTCGCGCACTCGCAAGCTGATTCTGGCGCGTGATCGCGCCGGCGAAAAGCCGCTGTTCTACTATCGTGACGCCAACCGCCTGCTCTTCGGCTCCGAATTGAAAGCCATTCTCGCCGGGCCCGATGTCTCGGTCCACACCGACAATGAAGCGCTGTTCGACTACTTCAGTTTTGGCTACGTCCCGGCGCCGAAAAGCATTTATCGCGAAGTCCGCAAAGTCCTGCCCGGTCATTACGTGGTCGTTTCCGGCGGCTCCCTCCGCGACGAGTGTTATTGGGACTTGAGTTTCCATCCTCGCGAAGACCGCAGCGAAGCCGAGTGGTGTGAAATCCTGCGCCACCAGCTATGCGAGTCCACCCGCATCCAGCTCATGAGCGACGTGCCCTTGGGGGCCTTCCTGAGCGGCGGCGTTGATTCCTCCACCGTGGTGGCGATGATGCGCCACATTCAGAAGAAAGGCTCAGTCACCACCTGCTCCATCGCGTTTGAGGAGGAGGAGTACAACGAAGCGCCGTTTGCCCGCAAGATCGCCGACCAGTTTGCCACCGATCACCACGAGAAGACCGTTCATCCGCAGGCCACGGAGGTCATTGACAAGCTGGCGTGGCACTACGATGAGCCGTTTGCTGATTCGTCCGCCATACCCACGTACTACGTGTCCGCGGTGGCCCGGGAAAAAGTCACCGTGGCCCTGGGCGGCGATGGCGGCGATGAGAACTTTGCCGGGTATCGCCGCTACTACTTTGACCAGTTTGAGAACCGTCTGCGCGGCATCGCCCCGCTCTCCATCCGGCGCGCCATCTTTGGGCCGCTGGGCCGGATCTATCCTCCGCTCTCCTGGGCGCCGCGCGTGTTTCGCGGCCGCGCCACTTTTCAAAGCTTGTCGCGCTCGCCGCTGGAAGGCTACTTCAACTCGCTTTCCATCTTTCGTCCGGATGAAAAGCCCAGCCTGTTCAGTTCTGATTTCCTGAGGCAGGTGGCCGGCTACGATTCCATCAGCGTCTTCCAGAAACACTACGACAACGCCGGAACGGACGATCCGCTGACCCGCATCCAGTACGTTGATATCAAGACCTATTTGCCCGATGACATTCTGACCAAAGTAGACCGCGCCAGCATGGCGGTTTCCTTGGAAGTGAGGGCTCCGTTCCTGGACCATCATTTGATGGAAATGGCCGCTACCATTCCTTCCAGCCTGAAGCTGCGCGGCACCAACGGAAAATATATTCTGAAGAAAACCATGTCGCCCACCTTGCCGGACGACGTGCTGTATCGCCGCAAGCAGGGGTTCGCCATCCCGCTCGACCACTGGTTCCGCAAAGAGATCAAAGAGATGGCCTACGACAACATCATCGGCCAGGACGACGGCATTCTTGATCCCAAGCAGTTGGGGAAAATCTGGAAGCAGCATCAATCGGGCCAGGCTGACCGTTCGCCGCAGCTCTGGACGGTGCTCATGTATCGCAAGTGGCGGAGTGCTTTTCCGGCGTAG
- a CDS encoding glycosyltransferase family 4 protein codes for MHILTFTSLFPNSSDDTLGVFIYQRMAHVSRRPGNKVTVVAPVPYFPAWIKSSTWGATARIPRVEQIGELTVYHPRYLLLPKISMPLHGLLMFLGSYLLARKLHKQLRFDCIDGHYIYPDCFAAVLIGKLLGLPVAASARGTDINLFPSFRLLRPMIRWTLRNTAGNIGVCKALTDEMVKLGVPPERATVIGNGVDLGRFNPVEQKQARQELGLPVEDQIVVAVGALIPRKGFQFLIPAMARLAERFPKLVVYIVGKGDTAELLALARTCNVADRVIFAGARPNEELRLWYSAADLSCLVSSREGWPNVVLESLACGTPVVATGLWGVPEILVSPELGIMVAQDAAAIADGIGAALERKWNRDAIVRYARTRTWETVAAEVESYLVRISAESRSENRNDIADAQSRNHSEEAPAKLSNIEQ; via the coding sequence ATGCACATCCTGACTTTCACCAGCCTTTTCCCCAACTCGAGCGATGACACGCTGGGTGTATTCATTTACCAGCGGATGGCGCACGTCAGCCGGCGCCCCGGAAACAAGGTTACGGTGGTTGCACCAGTGCCGTATTTTCCCGCGTGGATCAAGTCTTCGACGTGGGGCGCGACAGCGCGCATTCCCCGGGTAGAGCAAATCGGAGAGCTTACCGTTTACCATCCGCGCTATCTGCTGCTGCCGAAAATTTCCATGCCCTTGCACGGACTGTTGATGTTTCTTGGCAGCTACCTGCTGGCGCGCAAGCTGCACAAGCAGCTTCGCTTTGATTGCATAGACGGACACTACATCTACCCCGACTGTTTCGCGGCGGTCCTGATCGGCAAGCTGCTCGGCCTGCCGGTGGCGGCGTCGGCGCGCGGCACGGACATCAATCTGTTTCCTTCGTTCCGCCTCTTGCGGCCCATGATCCGCTGGACGCTGAGAAATACGGCCGGCAACATCGGAGTCTGCAAAGCTTTGACCGACGAGATGGTGAAGCTGGGCGTGCCGCCGGAGCGGGCCACCGTGATCGGGAACGGCGTTGACCTGGGCCGATTCAATCCAGTGGAGCAGAAGCAAGCGCGGCAGGAACTTGGCCTGCCGGTGGAAGACCAAATCGTTGTTGCCGTTGGCGCCTTGATACCCAGGAAAGGTTTCCAGTTTCTGATTCCGGCAATGGCCAGGCTGGCAGAGAGATTTCCCAAACTCGTGGTGTACATCGTGGGCAAGGGCGATACTGCGGAATTGCTGGCGCTGGCGCGGACCTGCAACGTGGCAGATCGCGTGATCTTTGCCGGAGCGCGGCCCAACGAAGAGCTTCGGCTGTGGTACAGCGCGGCCGACTTGAGCTGTCTGGTCAGTTCGCGCGAAGGCTGGCCCAACGTGGTGCTGGAGTCGCTGGCCTGCGGAACGCCTGTGGTGGCGACCGGGCTTTGGGGCGTCCCGGAGATCCTGGTTTCTCCGGAGTTGGGAATCATGGTCGCGCAGGACGCGGCGGCGATCGCTGACGGGATCGGCGCGGCGCTGGAGCGCAAGTGGAATCGCGACGCCATCGTTCGCTACGCGCGCACGCGCACCTGGGAGACTGTCGCAGCGGAAGTAGAGAGTTACTTAGTGCGAATCTCAGCGGAAAGCCGTAGTGAAAATCGCAATGATATTGCCGATGCCCAAAGCCGGAACCACTCCGAAGAAGCACCTGCGAAGCTATCTAATATTGAACAGTGA